The following proteins are encoded in a genomic region of Saccharopolyspora antimicrobica:
- a CDS encoding MBL fold metallo-hydrolase produces MSIQHQPPRLQPSYADRLHAPLPSFRDVMRLMWTGGFRGRVEDADRIPVLRSGLAPVAAQDTALSWVGHSTYVLRMGGAAVLTDPVWSSRIPGVPRRLTPPGVAFSELPPIDAVVISHNHYDHLDAPTIQRLPRSTPVLVPVGLGRWFRRRGFTEVVELDWWQSAEVAGLTFDFAPARHWSRRGPRDTCRSLWGSWVITGPQHRVYHAGDSGYGPHFAEIGQRYPGIDVAMVPIGAYDPRWFMKPVHMDPEEAVQAVEDLGAAHAATMHWGTFVLTREPVVEPLVRVRKAWREAGHDPDRLWDLAVGESRVLPA; encoded by the coding sequence GTGTCGATCCAGCACCAGCCGCCGCGCCTCCAGCCCTCCTACGCCGATCGTCTGCACGCTCCGCTGCCCAGCTTCCGGGACGTGATGCGGCTGATGTGGACCGGCGGGTTCCGCGGGAGGGTGGAGGACGCCGACCGGATCCCGGTGCTGCGCAGCGGGCTGGCCCCGGTCGCCGCGCAGGACACCGCGCTGAGCTGGGTCGGGCACTCGACGTACGTGCTGCGGATGGGCGGGGCCGCGGTGCTCACCGATCCGGTGTGGTCCTCGCGGATCCCCGGCGTGCCGCGGCGCTTGACCCCGCCCGGAGTGGCGTTCAGCGAGCTGCCGCCGATCGATGCCGTGGTGATCAGCCACAACCACTACGACCACCTGGACGCCCCGACGATCCAGCGGCTGCCGCGGTCGACGCCGGTGCTGGTGCCCGTCGGGCTGGGCCGCTGGTTCCGGCGGCGCGGCTTCACCGAGGTCGTCGAGCTCGACTGGTGGCAGTCGGCGGAGGTGGCCGGGCTGACCTTCGACTTCGCCCCGGCCCGGCACTGGAGCCGCCGCGGCCCGCGCGACACCTGCCGGAGCCTGTGGGGCAGCTGGGTGATCACCGGCCCGCAGCACCGGGTCTACCACGCCGGCGACAGCGGCTACGGCCCCCATTTCGCCGAGATCGGGCAGCGGTACCCGGGCATCGACGTGGCGATGGTGCCGATCGGCGCCTACGACCCGCGCTGGTTCATGAAGCCGGTGCACATGGACCCGGAGGAGGCCGTCCAGGCGGTTGAGGACCTGGGCGCGGCGCACGCGGCGACGATGCACTGGGGCACCTTCGTGCTGACCCGCGAACCGGTGGTTGAGCCGCTGGTCCGGGTCCGCAAGGCCTGGCGCGAGGCGGGCCACGACCCGGACCGGCTCTGGGACCTCGCCGTCGGCGAATCCCGCGTCCTACCGGCCTGA
- a CDS encoding DUF3090 domain-containing protein has product MARVIHVFRQPDRFVAGTVGEPGERTFYLQASEDVRTVSVQLEKQQVSVLAERIGALLEEVQRRFHADLPNQTPDALVDTEPLQVPVDEEFRVGTMGLGWDAETEAVVVELLAVTDEELDESVVLDDTEEGPDALRVFLSPAHARAFAERAERVINAGRKPCPLCAEPLDPNGHICPRQNGYRRSEEV; this is encoded by the coding sequence ATGGCTCGTGTCATCCACGTCTTCCGTCAACCTGACCGATTCGTCGCCGGAACGGTCGGGGAACCCGGTGAGCGCACTTTCTACCTGCAGGCGTCCGAGGACGTCCGCACGGTGAGCGTGCAGCTCGAGAAGCAGCAGGTGTCGGTGCTGGCCGAACGCATCGGCGCGCTGCTGGAGGAAGTGCAGCGGCGCTTCCACGCCGACCTGCCCAACCAGACCCCCGACGCGCTCGTCGACACCGAACCGCTGCAGGTCCCGGTCGACGAGGAGTTCCGGGTCGGGACCATGGGACTGGGCTGGGACGCCGAGACCGAGGCGGTGGTGGTCGAACTGCTGGCCGTCACCGACGAGGAGCTCGACGAATCGGTGGTGCTCGACGACACCGAGGAGGGCCCGGACGCGCTCCGGGTGTTCCTCAGCCCCGCGCACGCGCGGGCGTTCGCCGAGCGCGCCGAACGCGTCATCAACGCCGGTCGCAAGCCCTGCCCGCTGTGCGCCGAACCGCTCGACCCCAACGGCCACATCTGCCCGCGCCAGAACGGCTACCGCCGTTCGGAAGAGGTCTGA
- a CDS encoding SCO1664 family protein translates to MHELLLNGRLDVQGRLVEASNATLFCGIEIDGMAAECVYKPVRGERPLWDFPDGTLAGREVGSALVAEAIGWELIPPTVLRDGPFGPGMVQLWVDVEEDSGLVGIVAPDEVPDGWLPVLRAQDHHGDPVVLAHADHEQLRRLAVLDIVINNADRKGGHILHAPDGRVLGVDHGVSLNTDDKLRTVLWGWIGEPLPDDAVDKLGELRALMEGELAVRLAEHITPKEVQAISTRIDHLLGTGVFPAPSGDWPAIPWPAF, encoded by the coding sequence GTGCACGAGCTGCTCCTGAACGGACGCTTGGACGTCCAGGGGCGGTTGGTGGAGGCGTCGAACGCGACGCTGTTCTGCGGGATCGAGATCGACGGCATGGCCGCCGAGTGCGTTTACAAGCCGGTGCGCGGGGAACGCCCGCTGTGGGACTTCCCGGACGGCACGCTGGCCGGCCGCGAGGTCGGCTCCGCCCTGGTCGCCGAAGCGATCGGCTGGGAGCTGATCCCGCCGACGGTGCTGCGCGATGGGCCGTTCGGGCCGGGCATGGTGCAGCTGTGGGTGGACGTCGAGGAGGACTCCGGGCTGGTCGGCATCGTCGCCCCGGACGAGGTGCCGGACGGCTGGCTGCCGGTGTTGCGCGCCCAGGACCACCACGGTGATCCAGTCGTGCTGGCGCACGCCGACCACGAGCAGCTGCGCCGACTGGCGGTGCTCGACATCGTGATCAACAACGCCGACCGCAAGGGCGGCCACATCCTGCACGCCCCGGACGGCCGCGTGCTGGGCGTGGACCACGGAGTCAGCCTGAACACCGACGACAAGCTGCGCACCGTGCTGTGGGGCTGGATCGGCGAGCCGTTGCCGGACGACGCCGTCGACAAGCTGGGCGAGCTGCGGGCCCTGATGGAGGGCGAGCTGGCGGTCCGGCTGGCCGAGCACATCACGCCGAAGGAAGTTCAGGCCATCAGCACCCGCATCGACCACCTCCTGGGAACCGGCGTCTTCCCGGCTCCCTCCGGGGACTGGCCGGCGATCCCCTGGCCCGCGTTCTGA
- a CDS encoding ATP-binding protein translates to MTNPTPPPGLPRTAGELRASGHAPRSVKAELRANLLTALRSGRALWPGIVGFDRTVLPQLERALIAGHDVVLLGERGQGKTRLLRSLTELLDEWTPVIDGSELGEHPLRPITPASRRRAAELGDELPVAWRHRSERYAEKLATPDTSVGDLVGDVDPVKVAEGRSLGDPETIHFGLVPRAHRGIVTVNELPDLAERIQVALLNVMEERDIQIRGYNLRLPLDVLLVATANPEDYTNRGRIITPLKDRFGAEIRTHYPQDVDDEVALVRQEADLPAEVGDHLLEVLARFVGHLRESTAVDQRSGVSARFAIAAAETVSAAALHRAAVTGEHPAVARPVDLAAVPAVLRGKIEFEAGEEGREEELLGYLLRRSVADTARGLFAGLDLQSLAQAVADGHPVATGERVSGHDVLTALPELPVLHQVAERLEVRAGDPPGRIASAVELALESLFLAKRLGKDAEDDRSVYS, encoded by the coding sequence GTGACGAACCCGACCCCACCTCCCGGTCTGCCCCGCACCGCGGGGGAGCTGCGGGCCAGCGGCCACGCTCCGCGCAGTGTGAAGGCCGAGTTGCGCGCGAACCTGCTGACCGCCCTGCGCTCCGGCCGGGCGCTGTGGCCCGGCATCGTCGGCTTCGACCGGACCGTGCTGCCCCAGCTGGAGCGCGCCCTGATCGCCGGGCACGACGTGGTGCTGCTCGGCGAGCGAGGGCAGGGCAAGACGCGGCTGCTGCGCAGCCTCACCGAGCTGCTCGACGAGTGGACGCCGGTCATCGACGGCTCCGAGCTCGGCGAGCACCCGCTGCGGCCGATCACCCCGGCCTCCCGGCGGCGGGCCGCCGAGCTCGGCGACGAGCTGCCGGTGGCCTGGCGGCACCGCAGCGAGCGCTACGCGGAGAAGCTGGCCACCCCGGACACCTCGGTCGGCGACCTGGTCGGCGACGTCGACCCGGTCAAGGTCGCCGAGGGCCGGTCGCTGGGCGATCCGGAGACCATCCACTTCGGACTCGTGCCCCGCGCGCACCGCGGCATCGTGACCGTCAACGAGCTGCCGGACCTGGCCGAGCGCATCCAGGTCGCGCTGCTGAACGTGATGGAGGAGCGCGACATCCAGATCCGCGGCTACAACCTGCGGCTCCCGCTGGACGTGCTGCTGGTCGCCACCGCCAACCCCGAGGACTACACCAACCGCGGCCGGATCATCACGCCGTTGAAGGACCGCTTCGGCGCCGAGATCCGCACGCACTACCCGCAGGACGTCGACGACGAGGTGGCGCTGGTGCGCCAGGAGGCGGACCTGCCCGCCGAGGTCGGCGACCACCTGCTGGAGGTGCTGGCCCGGTTCGTCGGCCACCTGCGCGAATCGACCGCCGTCGACCAGCGCTCCGGCGTGTCGGCCCGGTTCGCCATCGCCGCCGCCGAGACCGTCTCGGCCGCCGCGCTGCACCGCGCCGCGGTGACCGGCGAGCACCCGGCGGTGGCCCGGCCGGTCGACCTGGCCGCGGTGCCCGCGGTGCTCCGCGGCAAGATCGAGTTCGAGGCGGGCGAGGAGGGCCGCGAGGAAGAGCTGCTGGGCTACCTGCTGCGCCGTTCGGTGGCCGACACCGCGCGCGGCCTGTTCGCCGGGCTCGACCTGCAGTCGCTGGCCCAGGCCGTGGCCGACGGCCACCCGGTGGCCACCGGGGAGCGGGTGTCCGGGCACGACGTGCTGACCGCGCTGCCGGAGCTGCCGGTGCTGCACCAGGTCGCCGAGCGGCTGGAGGTGCGGGCCGGTGATCCGCCCGGGCGCATCGCCAGCGCCGTGGAGCTGGCGCTGGAATCGCTGTTCCTGGCCAAGCGGCTCGGCAAGGACGCCGAGGACGACAGGTCGGTGTACAGCTGA
- a CDS encoding serine hydrolase domain-containing protein, which yields MSVEIEVDPGEVGFDAARLRRIDRHFAQYVDTGKLPGWLVLVARRGKIAHLAAHGMRDVESGAPVCPDTLFRIFSMTKPITSTAIMMLHEEGALELTDPVSDFIPSFVDMRVYTSGSASAPQTRPAGEEMRIWHLLTHTSGLTYDFHHLHPVDELYRRAGFGNGLGARLDLAGCCDAWASLPLLFDPGTAWNYSVATDVLGRIVEVISGQTLDEFFRTRIFEPLGMADTGFAVAREDADRLATLYIADPQGLARRHPKHDEAHAAAFELPKALSGGGGLFSSAYDYHRFTQMLLRRGELDGARLLGSRTVDYMTRNHLPGGADLESLALNSFSEARNAGKGFGLGFSVVQDPAAGKVISSAGEYAWGGVASTAFWVDPAEDLTVLFLTQLMPSSTHPIRSQLHQLVYQALVD from the coding sequence ATATCAGTGGAGATCGAGGTTGACCCCGGCGAAGTCGGCTTCGACGCGGCCCGGCTGCGGCGCATCGACCGGCACTTCGCCCAGTACGTCGACACCGGGAAGCTGCCCGGCTGGCTGGTCCTGGTGGCCCGCCGCGGCAAGATCGCGCACCTGGCCGCGCACGGCATGCGCGACGTCGAGAGCGGCGCGCCGGTGTGCCCGGACACCCTGTTCCGGATCTTCTCGATGACCAAGCCGATCACCTCCACCGCGATCATGATGCTGCACGAGGAGGGCGCCCTCGAGCTCACCGACCCGGTCAGCGACTTCATCCCGTCCTTCGTCGACATGCGCGTCTACACCAGCGGCAGCGCCAGCGCGCCGCAGACCCGCCCTGCGGGCGAGGAGATGCGGATCTGGCACCTGCTCACCCACACCTCCGGGCTCACCTACGACTTCCACCACCTGCACCCGGTGGACGAGCTCTACCGCCGCGCCGGCTTCGGCAACGGCCTCGGCGCCCGGCTGGACCTGGCCGGCTGCTGCGACGCGTGGGCCTCGCTGCCGCTGCTGTTCGACCCCGGAACGGCCTGGAACTACTCGGTGGCCACAGACGTGCTCGGCCGGATCGTCGAGGTGATCTCCGGGCAGACGCTCGACGAGTTCTTCCGCACCCGCATCTTCGAGCCGCTGGGAATGGCCGACACCGGCTTCGCGGTCGCCCGCGAGGACGCCGACCGGCTGGCCACCCTCTACATCGCCGACCCGCAGGGACTCGCGCGCCGCCACCCCAAGCACGACGAGGCGCACGCGGCTGCCTTCGAGCTGCCCAAGGCGCTCTCCGGCGGCGGCGGGCTGTTCTCCTCGGCGTACGACTACCACCGCTTCACCCAGATGCTGCTGCGCCGGGGCGAGCTGGACGGCGCCCGGCTGCTGGGCAGCCGCACCGTCGACTACATGACCCGCAACCACCTGCCGGGCGGAGCCGACCTGGAATCGCTGGCGCTCAACTCGTTCTCCGAGGCGCGCAACGCGGGCAAGGGCTTCGGGCTGGGCTTCTCGGTGGTGCAGGACCCGGCGGCGGGCAAGGTGATCAGCTCAGCGGGCGAGTACGCCTGGGGCGGCGTGGCCAGCACGGCGTTCTGGGTCGACCCGGCGGAAGACCTGACGGTCCTCTTCCTGACCCAGCTGATGCCCTCCAGCACCCACCCCATCCGCTCCCAGCTCCACCAGCTCGTCTACCAAGCCCTGGTCGACTGA
- a CDS encoding vWA domain-containing protein — MSPRFRYDAWHGGPDPLEPPVDLRAALDQLGRDVMEGASPRAALEELLRTGTRDVSGLDDLTRRLWQRRSELQRRHRLDGTIAEVRRLLDRALQQERLALAADTGEDARFRELQLGALPPDAAGQVAELANYDWRSPDAREAFEEIQQLLGSEVLEQRFQGMKQAMQQVTPEDVERVRAMLDDLSALLAAHARGDADVPQKFEQFMAEHGEFFPENPRNVDELIDALAARSAAAQRLMNSMNAQQRDELMALSQQAFGDPRIAQALQRLDQQLQQLRPGEDWTGRARFRGDQPMGLAEATAAMAELGEMDRLAEQLGQAYPGASLADIDLEALERQLGPQAVVDAQRLSQIERQLRRQGLLQRAPDGSLRLSPRAMRRLGETALRSVISQLRSQRGERDTDRAGAAGELTGTTRPWSYGDSEPWDASRTVRNAVLRRAAEGADSPLLDIADLEVAETEQRSRAAVVLCVDTSWSMVQDGRWVPMKRTALALHHLVATRFRSDALQLVTFGRYASTVEVGELAALEGVWEQGTNLHHALLLAGRHLRRHPDAEPVVLVVTDGEPTAHLEPDGEAVFQYPPDPRTLVATLSEVDALTRLGTTLSVFMLGEDPRLAAFVDLLARRGGGRVVAPSADGLGAAVVGDYLRTKRRR, encoded by the coding sequence ATGTCCCCGCGGTTCCGGTACGACGCGTGGCACGGCGGGCCCGATCCGCTGGAACCGCCGGTGGATCTGCGCGCCGCGCTCGACCAGCTCGGCCGCGACGTGATGGAGGGAGCTTCACCGCGCGCGGCGCTGGAGGAGCTGTTGCGCACCGGCACCCGCGACGTCTCCGGGCTCGACGACCTGACCCGGCGGCTGTGGCAGCGGCGCAGCGAGCTGCAGCGGCGCCACCGGCTGGACGGCACGATCGCCGAGGTGCGGCGGTTGCTGGACCGCGCGCTGCAGCAGGAGCGGCTCGCGCTCGCGGCCGACACGGGTGAGGACGCGCGGTTCCGCGAGCTGCAGCTGGGCGCGCTGCCGCCGGACGCGGCCGGGCAGGTGGCGGAGCTGGCCAACTACGACTGGCGCTCCCCGGATGCGCGGGAGGCCTTCGAGGAGATCCAGCAGCTGCTGGGCTCGGAGGTCCTCGAACAGCGCTTCCAGGGCATGAAACAGGCGATGCAGCAGGTCACGCCCGAGGACGTCGAGCGGGTGCGAGCGATGCTCGACGACCTCTCGGCGCTGCTGGCCGCGCACGCCCGCGGCGATGCGGACGTGCCTCAGAAGTTCGAGCAGTTCATGGCGGAGCACGGGGAGTTCTTCCCGGAGAACCCGCGCAACGTCGACGAGCTGATCGACGCGCTCGCAGCGCGCTCGGCCGCGGCCCAGCGGTTGATGAACTCGATGAACGCCCAGCAGCGCGACGAGCTGATGGCGCTGTCGCAGCAGGCCTTCGGCGATCCGCGCATCGCGCAGGCGTTGCAGCGCCTGGACCAGCAGCTGCAGCAGCTGCGGCCGGGCGAGGACTGGACCGGCCGGGCGCGGTTCCGCGGTGATCAGCCGATGGGGCTGGCGGAGGCGACGGCCGCGATGGCCGAGCTCGGCGAGATGGACCGGCTGGCCGAGCAGCTCGGACAGGCCTATCCCGGCGCGAGCCTGGCCGACATCGACCTGGAGGCGCTGGAGCGGCAGCTCGGCCCGCAGGCGGTCGTCGACGCGCAGCGGTTGTCGCAGATCGAACGGCAGCTGCGCCGGCAGGGCTTGCTACAGCGGGCGCCCGACGGCAGCCTGCGACTGAGCCCGCGCGCGATGCGGCGGCTCGGCGAAACCGCGCTGCGTTCGGTGATCTCGCAGCTGCGCTCGCAGCGCGGCGAGCGCGACACCGACCGCGCGGGGGCGGCGGGCGAGCTGACCGGGACGACGCGGCCGTGGAGCTACGGCGACTCGGAGCCGTGGGACGCCTCCCGGACGGTGCGCAACGCGGTGCTGCGCCGCGCGGCCGAGGGCGCGGACTCACCGCTGCTGGACATCGCGGACCTGGAGGTCGCCGAGACCGAGCAGCGCTCGCGGGCGGCCGTGGTGCTGTGCGTGGACACGTCGTGGTCGATGGTGCAGGACGGGCGCTGGGTGCCGATGAAGCGCACCGCGCTGGCGCTGCACCACCTGGTGGCCACCCGGTTCCGCTCCGACGCGCTGCAGCTGGTCACCTTCGGCCGCTACGCGTCCACTGTGGAGGTCGGTGAGCTCGCGGCGCTGGAAGGCGTTTGGGAGCAGGGCACGAACCTGCACCACGCGCTGCTGCTGGCCGGGCGGCACCTGCGCCGCCACCCGGACGCCGAACCGGTGGTGCTGGTGGTCACCGACGGCGAGCCGACGGCCCACCTGGAACCCGACGGCGAGGCCGTCTTCCAGTACCCGCCGGACCCGCGCACCCTGGTCGCCACGCTGTCCGAAGTGGACGCGCTGACCCGCCTGGGCACGACGCTGAGCGTGTTCATGCTGGGCGAGGACCCGAGGCTCGCGGCGTTCGTGGACCTGCTCGCCCGCCGCGGCGGCGGCCGGGTCGTGGCACCGTCGGCCGACGGGCTCGGTGCGGCGGTCGTCGGCGACTACCTCCGCACCAAGCGCCGTCGCTGA
- a CDS encoding VanZ family protein, with the protein MSSVHLLPIKTAALIFPLLAIVLFLPAAVVTYRRHGVMTSWRTLSFYSFLFYALTAFFMTLIPLPSRVVDVCAKYPQMAQPALTPGNTFGDIWKEAGGEVSFGALVLHNPAVWQATLNVALLVPLGAYLRYHFKRGFLTTAAIGLGVSLFFELTQYTGVWGLYACPYRLADVDDIITNTSGAMLGWWLAGPVTRWLPTLDSIDDGVLARRPVPLGRRLVAFIVDMCLLPFAMLFCTLVAALFVDVGFLSGLLLTVLVYFVLIPWALGGTPGKKLLLLKLVGPDENARPAPWRLLVRAVVLALPMVPIAGMMMLGVTLLLSLPGELLFGAARTLLDEPLDLIYALGGFEPLLIFGFLTALVCGALLLVFCVALYRNPDRYGFHELLSGVHNKALPHKRARRAPQEPAPEEEATAKIPAD; encoded by the coding sequence GTGTCAAGCGTTCACCTGCTGCCCATCAAGACAGCGGCGCTCATCTTCCCGTTGCTCGCCATCGTCCTGTTCCTGCCCGCCGCGGTGGTCACCTACCGCAGGCACGGCGTCATGACGAGCTGGCGCACGTTGTCGTTCTACAGCTTCCTGTTCTACGCGCTGACGGCGTTCTTCATGACGCTGATCCCGCTGCCCTCCCGGGTGGTGGACGTGTGCGCGAAGTACCCGCAGATGGCGCAGCCCGCGCTGACACCCGGCAACACCTTCGGCGACATCTGGAAGGAAGCCGGCGGGGAGGTCAGCTTCGGCGCTCTGGTGCTGCACAACCCGGCCGTGTGGCAGGCGACGCTGAACGTGGCGCTGCTGGTGCCGCTGGGCGCGTACCTGCGCTACCACTTCAAGCGCGGTTTCCTCACCACCGCCGCGATCGGCCTGGGCGTGTCGCTGTTCTTCGAGCTCACCCAGTACACCGGCGTGTGGGGCCTCTACGCCTGCCCGTACCGGCTGGCCGACGTCGACGACATCATCACCAACACCTCCGGCGCGATGCTGGGCTGGTGGCTGGCCGGGCCGGTGACCCGCTGGCTGCCCACATTGGACTCCATCGACGACGGCGTGCTGGCCCGCCGCCCGGTCCCGCTGGGCCGGCGCCTGGTGGCGTTCATCGTGGACATGTGCCTGCTGCCGTTCGCGATGCTGTTCTGCACGCTGGTGGCCGCGCTGTTCGTCGACGTCGGCTTCCTGAGCGGGCTGCTGCTGACGGTGCTGGTGTACTTCGTCCTGATCCCGTGGGCGCTGGGCGGCACGCCGGGCAAGAAGCTGCTGCTGCTCAAGCTCGTCGGCCCCGACGAGAACGCGCGGCCCGCACCGTGGCGACTGCTGGTCCGAGCGGTGGTGCTGGCGCTCCCGATGGTCCCGATCGCGGGCATGATGATGCTCGGGGTGACGCTCCTGCTGAGCCTGCCGGGCGAGCTGCTGTTCGGCGCCGCCCGTACCCTGCTCGACGAGCCGCTGGACCTGATCTACGCGCTCGGCGGGTTCGAACCGCTGCTGATCTTCGGCTTCCTGACCGCGTTGGTGTGCGGCGCGCTGCTCCTGGTGTTCTGCGTGGCCCTCTACCGCAACCCGGACCGCTACGGCTTCCACGAACTGCTCTCCGGGGTCCACAACAAGGCCCTCCCCCACAAGCGCGCCCGCCGCGCTCCCCAGGAGCCCGCCCCGGAGGAAGAGGCCACCGCCAAGATCCCGGCCGACTGA